The Paenibacillus sp. FSL R7-0204 genome includes a region encoding these proteins:
- a CDS encoding exonuclease SbcCD subunit D has product MKIFHTADWHLGKLVQGVYMTEDQQYILEQFIKDIETEQPDAIIIAGDLYDRAVPPTEAVLLLDWVLQKIILQLKIPMLAVAGNHDSPSRLDFGSSIMRASGLHIAGELTTSMEPVVLNDEHGEVHFHLIPYAEPGKVRYLLADESIRTHNDAMQKITENIKRTMDPNARQIFVGHAFVTPGGEAQDNTSDSERPLSIGGAEHVSSEFFDGFHYTALGHLHQAHHVGNETVRYAGSPLKYSVSEEHHNKGYLIVHLDQHGNTTIERKLLTPRRDLRTVEGFIADIERHVINEDYVFVRLLDEVLVSSPMERVRSVYPNAMHVERKMMIPGLIGESQAVDGRAKMDGLSLFKAFYKDVRGTDLSPETEKLFIETLQEILEKEGERYETAQADNDGVRAV; this is encoded by the coding sequence ATGAAAATATTCCACACAGCAGACTGGCATCTCGGCAAGCTGGTACAAGGCGTCTATATGACAGAGGATCAGCAATACATCCTAGAACAGTTCATTAAGGATATTGAAACGGAGCAGCCCGATGCCATCATTATTGCAGGCGATCTATACGATCGTGCGGTTCCGCCGACGGAAGCAGTGCTTCTACTTGATTGGGTGTTGCAGAAGATTATACTTCAGTTGAAGATCCCTATGCTCGCCGTCGCCGGTAATCATGATAGTCCAAGCCGTCTTGATTTCGGAAGCAGTATTATGAGAGCCTCGGGGCTACATATCGCCGGGGAACTTACCACCTCCATGGAGCCAGTGGTATTGAATGATGAGCATGGTGAAGTTCACTTCCATCTCATTCCTTATGCTGAGCCTGGGAAAGTGCGTTATTTACTCGCTGATGAGAGTATTAGAACACATAATGATGCCATGCAGAAGATTACGGAGAATATTAAGAGAACGATGGACCCAAACGCCCGCCAAATTTTTGTGGGACATGCTTTCGTGACGCCTGGCGGTGAAGCACAGGATAATACAAGCGATTCTGAACGGCCGCTGTCCATCGGTGGGGCTGAACATGTAAGCTCCGAATTTTTTGACGGATTCCATTATACCGCATTAGGTCACTTGCATCAGGCACATCATGTAGGAAACGAAACAGTCCGGTATGCTGGTTCACCGTTAAAGTATTCGGTTTCGGAAGAACATCATAACAAGGGATATTTAATTGTCCACCTAGATCAGCATGGAAATACAACGATTGAACGAAAATTGCTGACCCCACGACGTGATTTGCGTACAGTCGAAGGTTTTATCGCAGATATTGAGCGTCATGTCATCAATGAGGATTATGTGTTCGTCCGCTTGCTGGATGAAGTGTTGGTGTCATCGCCAATGGAACGAGTACGCTCTGTCTATCCTAACGCAATGCATGTTGAACGCAAGATGATGATCCCAGGGTTGATTGGGGAGTCACAGGCGGTTGATGGACGAGCGAAAATGGATGGACTTTCGCTGTTCAAAGCTTTTTACAAAGACGTAAGAGGAACAGATCTATCACCAGAAACAGAGAAGTTGTTTATCGAAACGCTGCAGGAGATCTTGGAGAAAGAAGGTGAGCGTTATGAGACCGCTCAAGCTGACAATGACGGCGTTCGGGCCGTATAA
- a CDS encoding type I restriction endonuclease subunit R, translating to MFTEDSLEAVVLELLHDELNYTIQNGYDLVRDYAKVVLEDDLREALYALNPTLSSEIIEAAFRQILYIDDGSLVSANQLFHRYLIEGVRIEVHGEDIPARIVKVMDFEQPHNNSFKAINQFTVIHKAEKRPDIVLFINGLPLVVIELKSAVREQATIHDGYLQIKTYQDMIKPLFHYNAFSIISDGVNARFGSITSDYDYFMQWKKVDMDSPIVDAPHIAQIGTLIKGLLHKERLLDVVKNFTFFAGGKSKIISAYHQYYGMKKAIDSVVHAVDGDKRGGVVWHTQGSGKSFSMVFLSAGLIQKLNNPTLVVVTDRNDLDEQIHGTFGSATEYLRQSPVRAESREDLNTLLDKRSVGGIIFTTIQKFTEETGMLSNRHDIIVIADEAHRSQYGVNPDIRIDKKTLEAELVYGYAKYLRDALPNATFVGFTGTPIDSNDKSTIGVFGELIDVYDMTQAKMDGATVDLHYENRLAKVHLDEGILDKIDHEVSKIQEQGLSLEKIEQLKKDLVTMEAVIGDEDRLNLVVDDILKHYTIRKDMLKGKAMIVAYSRKIAFRMYQLIQEKAPDLADHVRLVMTDSNKDIQEMRDIIGTKQSRQTLANLFKKEDSDLKIVIVVDMWLTGFDIPCLDTMYIDKIMKEHNLMQCIARVNRVYKVKESGLIVDYIGLSKYLKEALNTYTNRDKNSVPDIEKAKEILMTEVEILEGMFHGFDFSRYLEATPKERFELIQDGVEHVLKERAKDVFLKHVVRLQSAYTICATALDFEVRVRVSFFVAIKSFIVKVERDGMPDVEAFKRKISEMIEQAIIRDGDEVVSISAKQEKSLLSVENLQKIMAMKRKNVAASILKKLLDDKIKWFEQTNIVRSGYFSDKLKVIVERYNHIEDINVLITEMIDIAKEIESATNEGIDLQLSPEEQAFYDALAKPELIKAHYKSDILREMAKRLIQLINDNKTPDWEKRNDARANMRSLIKRLLKQYKYPPDEIKDATELVIKQAELQMKNNLYTQRTHWTNPSIAAETRGTYL from the coding sequence ATGTTTACAGAAGATAGCCTGGAAGCAGTAGTACTTGAACTATTGCATGACGAACTGAACTACACCATACAAAACGGCTACGATCTAGTGCGCGATTATGCAAAGGTAGTATTAGAGGATGATCTACGAGAGGCACTTTATGCTCTGAATCCAACTCTATCCTCTGAAATTATAGAAGCTGCTTTTCGTCAGATTCTCTATATCGACGACGGCAGTCTTGTTTCCGCCAATCAACTATTCCATCGCTATCTAATCGAAGGCGTCAGAATTGAAGTGCATGGGGAGGACATTCCTGCGCGAATTGTCAAAGTGATGGACTTTGAACAACCGCATAACAATTCATTCAAAGCAATCAATCAATTCACAGTCATTCATAAAGCTGAGAAACGCCCAGATATCGTTCTATTCATTAATGGATTACCGCTCGTAGTCATTGAATTGAAATCAGCCGTGCGTGAGCAAGCGACGATTCATGATGGTTATTTGCAGATCAAGACGTACCAAGATATGATCAAACCGCTGTTCCACTATAATGCCTTTAGTATCATTAGTGACGGGGTAAATGCCCGTTTTGGCTCGATCACCTCTGACTATGACTACTTTATGCAATGGAAAAAGGTTGATATGGATTCCCCTATTGTAGATGCACCTCACATTGCGCAGATCGGTACGCTAATCAAAGGTTTATTGCACAAAGAGCGGCTATTGGATGTTGTAAAGAACTTCACTTTTTTTGCAGGAGGAAAGTCCAAGATTATTTCTGCGTACCACCAATATTATGGTATGAAGAAAGCCATCGATAGTGTCGTTCATGCTGTTGATGGAGATAAACGCGGTGGTGTAGTTTGGCATACGCAGGGTTCTGGCAAGTCTTTTTCGATGGTATTTCTATCTGCAGGGTTAATTCAAAAGTTGAACAATCCGACGTTAGTTGTTGTAACAGATCGGAATGATTTAGATGAGCAAATTCACGGGACCTTCGGCAGTGCAACGGAATATCTTCGCCAATCCCCGGTTCGTGCCGAATCACGGGAGGATCTTAATACGTTGTTAGATAAGCGCTCTGTGGGAGGGATCATCTTTACAACGATTCAGAAGTTCACTGAAGAAACAGGGATGCTCTCCAATCGGCACGATATTATTGTTATAGCAGATGAAGCCCATCGCTCCCAGTACGGAGTCAACCCTGATATTAGAATCGATAAAAAGACGCTGGAAGCTGAGCTGGTCTATGGTTATGCCAAATATTTAAGGGATGCGTTACCGAACGCTACATTCGTTGGATTTACTGGTACTCCTATTGACTCGAATGATAAATCAACTATCGGGGTGTTTGGTGAACTGATTGATGTTTACGATATGACACAAGCCAAGATGGACGGAGCAACTGTGGATTTACACTATGAGAATCGTTTAGCCAAGGTGCATCTCGATGAGGGGATACTCGACAAGATTGATCATGAAGTTTCGAAAATTCAAGAACAAGGTCTTTCTCTCGAGAAGATTGAACAATTAAAAAAAGACCTCGTGACGATGGAAGCGGTCATTGGTGATGAAGATCGGTTGAATCTGGTAGTGGATGATATTTTGAAACATTATACTATTCGCAAAGATATGCTCAAAGGTAAAGCGATGATTGTCGCCTATTCACGCAAAATTGCTTTTCGGATGTATCAACTGATCCAAGAGAAAGCACCGGATTTAGCCGATCACGTTCGTCTGGTTATGACGGATAGCAATAAGGATATTCAAGAAATGCGCGATATTATAGGAACCAAACAATCCCGACAAACACTTGCTAACCTTTTCAAAAAAGAAGACAGCGATCTTAAAATAGTCATTGTGGTCGATATGTGGTTAACCGGCTTTGATATCCCCTGCTTAGATACGATGTACATAGATAAAATTATGAAGGAACATAACTTGATGCAGTGTATTGCACGAGTGAACCGCGTATATAAAGTGAAAGAGTCCGGACTGATCGTGGATTATATTGGCTTGAGTAAATATTTGAAAGAAGCTTTAAATACCTATACCAATCGAGACAAGAATAGTGTGCCAGATATCGAAAAAGCCAAGGAAATCCTAATGACCGAAGTGGAAATTCTGGAAGGGATGTTTCATGGCTTTGATTTTAGCAGGTATTTGGAAGCTACACCAAAAGAACGGTTCGAACTTATTCAGGATGGTGTCGAGCATGTACTGAAGGAACGCGCCAAGGATGTTTTTTTGAAGCATGTAGTTAGGTTGCAAAGTGCGTATACCATTTGTGCGACTGCGCTGGATTTTGAAGTGCGCGTCCGAGTGAGCTTCTTCGTAGCGATCAAATCGTTTATCGTTAAGGTAGAGCGAGATGGTATGCCTGATGTGGAAGCGTTCAAACGGAAAATATCGGAGATGATCGAACAAGCCATTATAAGAGATGGTGACGAGGTAGTTTCCATTTCTGCAAAGCAAGAAAAGAGCCTGTTATCCGTTGAAAATTTGCAGAAGATCATGGCGATGAAACGTAAAAACGTTGCGGCCAGCATCCTGAAAAAACTACTCGATGATAAGATCAAATGGTTCGAGCAAACGAATATTGTTCGTTCGGGATATTTCTCCGACAAACTAAAAGTTATCGTCGAACGGTACAACCATATTGAAGATATCAATGTGTTAATTACCGAGATGATCGATATCGCTAAGGAGATTGAATCGGCAACTAATGAAGGTATAGATTTGCAATTGTCACCTGAGGAGCAGGCGTTCTATGATGCGTTGGCAAAACCAGAGCTGATCAAAGCGCATTATAAATCAGATATTCTACGAGAAATGGCAAAGAGATTGATTCAATTGATTAATGATAACAAAACTCCAGATTGGGAAAAACGTAACGATGCCAGAGCCAATATGAGATCCCTCATCAAACGTTTATTGAAGCAATATAAATACCCGCCTGATGAAATCAAAGATGCAACAGAATTGGTGATTAAGCAAGCTGAACTGCAAATGAAGAACAACTTGTATACTCAGAGGACCCATTGGACAAATCCTTCCATAGCTGCGGAGACGAGAGGGACTTATTTATAG
- a CDS encoding restriction endonuclease subunit S, with translation MSFSVENIEYRPLTSVLKFIVDNRGKTAPTSDTGIPLIATNCIKDNELYPVFEKVRFISEDTYNNWFRAHPIPGDIIFVNKGTPGRVCLVPDPVNFCIAQDMMAFRVDEDIVDNKYLFAVLRSSQFQNQIVNYHVGTLIPHFKKGDLDKLLIPIPSMKIQKIIGDYYFSICNRIELNNRMNKVLEQMAQAIFKQWFVDFEFPNENNEPYKSSGGEMIKSEVGMIPLGWEVSNIESLTEIIIDYRGKTPKKLGRNWSETGIIALSAKNIKNEGLVNLDQANRVDEELYNLWMKDELKYGDILLTSEAPLGELYFKANDDKYCLSQRLFAIRANSNAIIPEILYMYLRTSEVMGEIVGRATGTTVTGIRQSELRKVKVINPSSDIQARCQSLLSTVFKKKNVIEKENRKLINVRNTLLPKLMSGEIDVSNIEL, from the coding sequence ATGAGTTTTAGTGTAGAAAATATAGAATATCGACCATTAACGAGTGTATTGAAATTTATAGTTGATAATCGTGGGAAAACTGCACCAACATCAGACACGGGAATTCCACTAATTGCGACAAACTGTATTAAAGACAATGAACTTTATCCAGTGTTCGAAAAAGTGCGATTTATATCTGAAGATACTTACAATAATTGGTTTAGAGCACACCCTATACCAGGTGATATTATATTCGTTAATAAGGGAACACCAGGTAGGGTTTGTCTTGTACCAGACCCCGTAAACTTTTGCATAGCACAAGATATGATGGCATTTCGTGTTGATGAAGACATTGTTGATAACAAATACCTATTTGCCGTTCTAAGAAGTTCTCAATTTCAGAATCAGATTGTTAATTATCATGTTGGTACATTAATACCGCATTTTAAAAAAGGGGATTTAGACAAGTTATTGATTCCTATCCCTTCTATGAAGATACAAAAGATTATAGGAGATTATTATTTTTCAATATGCAACAGAATCGAACTTAATAACCGCATGAACAAAGTGCTTGAGCAAATGGCTCAGGCGATTTTCAAGCAATGGTTTGTTGATTTTGAGTTTCCAAATGAAAATAATGAACCCTATAAGTCTAGCGGTGGAGAAATGATTAAAAGTGAGGTGGGAATGATTCCCTTAGGTTGGGAAGTATCCAATATTGAATCACTAACAGAAATTATTATAGATTATAGAGGTAAGACACCTAAAAAGCTTGGTAGGAACTGGAGTGAGACTGGGATAATTGCCCTTTCGGCAAAAAATATTAAAAATGAAGGTCTCGTGAATTTAGATCAAGCGAACCGAGTTGATGAAGAACTTTATAATCTATGGATGAAAGATGAATTAAAATACGGAGATATTCTATTAACTTCAGAGGCACCACTCGGGGAATTATATTTTAAAGCAAATGATGATAAATATTGTCTGAGTCAAAGGCTATTTGCTATCAGAGCAAATAGTAACGCCATTATTCCCGAAATATTGTACATGTATTTAAGGACCTCAGAAGTGATGGGGGAAATTGTAGGCCGAGCAACAGGTACTACTGTTACAGGGATTAGGCAATCTGAGTTGAGGAAAGTCAAAGTTATAAATCCTTCAAGTGATATTCAGGCTAGGTGTCAAAGTTTATTAAGTACAGTTTTCAAAAAGAAGAATGTAATTGAAAAAGAAAATCGTAAACTTATAAATGTAAGAAACACCCTACTCCCAAAACTCATGTCCGGAGAAATCGACGTTTCCAACATCGAACTATAA
- a CDS encoding type I restriction-modification system subunit M produces MANEKLVSSIEDKLWAAADKLRGSIDASKYKNIVLGIVFLKYISDRFEQRYNELIAEGDGFEDDRDEYERFNVFYVPTEARWKSIIEHATKPNIGQIIDEAFIAIEKENKNLAGVLPKIYSGADIDQRRIGEVIMVFENSNTLLIEEDALGRVYEYFLGKFAFILGAGGGEYYTPSSVVKLLVDMIEPFEGTIYDPCCGSGGMFVQAQKFVKAHGGSTFKLSVYGQELNAETRRLATMNLAIRGIESNLGQTHEDTFHSDQFRDEKFDYVLANPPFNISDWGQDSLLDDPRWKWGIPAKNNANYAWLSHMLNKLKPSKGVAGIVLANGSLSSQTAGEGTIRTKFIDEDVVDCIVAMPDKLFYTTGIPVCLWFLRRGKKRKGEVLFIDARAMGVMVSRKLRELTDEDISLISETYHKWLKGEGYQDEVGFCKSASLEEIQKHDYVLTPGRYVGVKEIVDDEPFEEKMEKLVSELSDLMSESSVLDEKIKKSLGGIGYEF; encoded by the coding sequence ATGGCAAATGAAAAATTAGTATCGAGCATCGAAGATAAGCTATGGGCAGCAGCAGATAAACTTAGAGGTAGTATAGATGCCTCCAAATATAAAAATATTGTACTGGGTATCGTATTTCTCAAATACATATCGGATCGGTTCGAGCAAAGATATAACGAACTGATTGCAGAAGGTGATGGTTTCGAGGATGACCGGGATGAATACGAACGTTTTAATGTATTTTATGTCCCTACAGAAGCACGTTGGAAATCCATCATTGAGCATGCGACTAAGCCTAACATAGGTCAAATCATTGATGAGGCTTTTATTGCTATTGAAAAAGAAAATAAAAATCTCGCCGGCGTTCTTCCTAAAATTTATTCGGGTGCGGATATTGACCAACGTAGAATTGGCGAAGTCATTATGGTTTTTGAGAACTCTAATACGTTATTAATTGAAGAGGACGCACTTGGTCGTGTTTATGAGTACTTTCTCGGTAAATTCGCTTTTATCTTAGGCGCAGGTGGTGGGGAATACTACACCCCTAGCAGCGTAGTAAAACTATTGGTAGATATGATCGAACCCTTCGAGGGCACGATATATGATCCATGTTGTGGTTCTGGTGGAATGTTCGTACAGGCTCAGAAATTCGTCAAAGCACATGGCGGCAGTACGTTCAAGCTTTCGGTATATGGACAGGAATTAAATGCAGAGACGAGAAGACTAGCAACGATGAACCTTGCCATTCGCGGTATAGAATCCAATTTAGGTCAGACGCATGAAGACACATTTCATTCCGATCAATTCCGAGATGAGAAATTTGACTATGTGCTTGCCAATCCTCCATTTAATATAAGTGATTGGGGACAAGACAGTTTGCTTGATGATCCGCGCTGGAAATGGGGTATCCCTGCTAAGAACAATGCCAACTATGCTTGGCTCTCCCATATGCTGAATAAACTGAAACCTTCCAAGGGAGTTGCTGGGATTGTTTTGGCAAATGGTTCATTGTCTTCGCAAACGGCGGGGGAAGGTACCATTAGGACTAAATTCATTGATGAAGACGTAGTCGATTGTATTGTAGCCATGCCAGATAAATTATTCTACACAACAGGAATTCCTGTGTGCTTATGGTTCCTGAGACGTGGAAAGAAGCGCAAAGGTGAAGTGCTATTCATCGATGCCCGCGCCATGGGGGTAATGGTAAGTCGTAAATTACGGGAGTTAACAGATGAAGATATCTCCTTGATTTCAGAAACCTATCATAAGTGGCTTAAGGGCGAGGGTTATCAGGATGAAGTGGGCTTCTGCAAATCAGCAAGTCTTGAGGAAATTCAGAAGCATGATTATGTATTAACACCAGGGCGATATGTTGGCGTGAAAGAAATCGTGGATGATGAGCCGTTTGAGGAAAAGATGGAGAAGCTTGTGTCTGAGCTTTCAGATTTGATGTCGGAGTCTTCTGTGCTGGATGAGAAGATTAAGAAGAGTCTGGGGGGGATTGGGTATGAGTTTTAG
- a CDS encoding DUF4145 domain-containing protein, with amino-acid sequence MAVEAEEAVWSNPRATLTQGRLFSEELASIVSKQENLENVFALKHNERIHKLSREGILPEEIKTSFEWLRLSGNQASHNVKSIPIELAITAQRHIFTLASWYVESYGSLEIETPAYQMPLQPSKSSPDLVTNELVSEQLGQLLNEQIETKLLPTLTEQFKFLQESISKVAGSLDEWTRQKPVVIEDGNLDGGMPATEKVSNVAELIESLDIEERLEIGNYLASRGLSTIDKRPNNGALWVIGGWEIKDELFPLKDQGLYFKFARNGSRSTKRQPAWFLTGKAPSVERYLSLPAIQEQDKERILDDFELAINRPAGDITDLPDQSWIELDQPKIETDSFVEETMDTVIEEQLIDVLSSDMVDIVRTYQQREIHFPASMSDLTLDELQITGCDSLLRSMRQKRGWTAIHNLPVELSEITDNVSGAGARIIAKFIKQLEQSIQDEKKLIGSGNRKANLVIAYRALKKKLGRRATYLEMHQQGACDSKEFRQLFGSYYLFLLKAKELDKREAGVAQRYEQWLLETESTIMRKSYKMVVLLSMLERGQDGWMQPITAEESAPFFYAYYMNNPDKKSIDFSDDESRKLWDDPLDKTARVIARMPMGTWGGSSNKVVAYAKGQFKLLFNVRETDRGMLYEWTREICEYRLYSYFGRKSD; translated from the coding sequence TTGGCTGTTGAAGCGGAAGAAGCGGTGTGGAGCAATCCACGTGCTACACTGACGCAGGGTAGGCTATTCAGTGAAGAACTGGCCTCTATCGTATCCAAGCAAGAGAATCTGGAAAATGTGTTCGCCTTGAAACATAACGAACGGATACATAAGCTGTCCCGGGAAGGGATTCTACCTGAAGAGATCAAGACCAGTTTTGAATGGCTGCGATTGAGTGGAAATCAGGCCTCCCATAATGTCAAATCAATTCCCATTGAACTGGCAATTACAGCCCAAAGACATATCTTCACGCTGGCTTCGTGGTATGTAGAATCTTATGGATCCTTGGAGATTGAGACACCAGCCTATCAGATGCCCTTACAGCCTTCAAAAAGTAGTCCCGATCTTGTTACAAATGAACTTGTAAGTGAACAACTGGGACAGCTATTGAATGAGCAGATTGAGACGAAGTTGTTGCCGACATTGACGGAGCAGTTTAAGTTTCTGCAGGAAAGTATCTCCAAGGTGGCAGGCAGTCTGGATGAATGGACGCGGCAAAAACCGGTAGTAATAGAAGATGGTAATTTAGACGGTGGAATGCCGGCTACAGAAAAAGTGTCTAACGTAGCGGAGTTAATCGAATCTTTAGATATAGAAGAGAGGCTGGAAATCGGCAACTACCTGGCCAGTCGCGGGCTTTCCACTATAGACAAACGGCCAAACAATGGAGCTCTGTGGGTAATCGGGGGATGGGAAATCAAAGATGAGCTATTTCCATTGAAAGATCAGGGTCTTTATTTCAAATTCGCCAGAAACGGAAGTCGATCAACCAAACGGCAGCCAGCCTGGTTCCTGACCGGGAAGGCCCCGTCAGTTGAGCGCTATTTGAGTTTGCCGGCTATTCAGGAACAGGATAAGGAACGAATTCTGGATGATTTTGAATTAGCGATAAATAGGCCAGCAGGGGATATTACTGATCTACCTGATCAATCATGGATTGAGCTGGATCAGCCCAAAATTGAGACTGATTCTTTCGTAGAAGAAACGATGGATACAGTTATAGAAGAACAGCTTATAGATGTATTGTCTTCTGACATGGTTGATATCGTTCGGACCTATCAGCAACGGGAAATTCATTTCCCAGCATCTATGTCCGACCTTACGCTGGACGAACTGCAAATTACCGGATGTGACTCTCTGCTTCGCAGTATGCGCCAAAAGCGGGGATGGACAGCCATTCATAATCTACCGGTTGAGCTTTCAGAGATTACAGACAATGTTAGCGGTGCTGGTGCCAGAATCATTGCCAAGTTCATTAAGCAGCTGGAACAATCCATTCAAGATGAGAAGAAATTGATCGGTTCCGGTAATCGCAAAGCCAATCTAGTTATTGCTTATAGAGCGCTGAAAAAGAAACTGGGCAGACGTGCAACCTACTTGGAGATGCATCAGCAGGGAGCTTGTGATAGTAAAGAGTTTCGCCAACTATTCGGCTCCTACTACTTATTTCTGCTGAAAGCCAAAGAATTGGACAAGCGGGAAGCCGGAGTGGCTCAGCGCTACGAGCAATGGCTGTTGGAAACGGAATCGACCATCATGCGGAAAAGCTATAAAATGGTTGTGCTGCTCAGTATGTTGGAGCGCGGGCAGGACGGCTGGATGCAGCCGATTACGGCTGAAGAATCCGCCCCCTTCTTTTACGCCTATTATATGAATAACCCGGATAAGAAGAGCATTGATTTCTCGGATGATGAGTCGCGTAAACTGTGGGACGATCCGCTAGACAAAACTGCCCGGGTAATCGCAAGGATGCCTATGGGCACCTGGGGGGGAAGTTCCAATAAAGTGGTCGCGTATGCCAAAGGGCAGTTTAAATTATTGTTTAATGTGCGGGAGACTGACCGGGGAATGCTGTATGAGTGGACGCGGGAGATATGTGAGTATCGGCTGTATAGTTATTTTGGGCGGAAGTCTGATTAA